In Ignavibacteriota bacterium, one genomic interval encodes:
- a CDS encoding acyl-CoA dehydrogenase family protein, with protein MNKFNGVDYYNISDLFSEEEKLVQNSVREFVDENVIPIIEEHYQNSTFPFELILKLGELGVFGITLPEEYGCANLNNVAYGLVMQELERGDSGLRSFASVQSSLVMYPIFTFGSEQQKKKLLPKLASGEMIGCFGLTEPDFGSNPGGMITNAKKVDGGYLLNGAKMWITNGTIADIAVVWAKLDGVVKGFLVEKNSKGFSAPEMKGKHSLRASITSELIFQDVFVPEENMLPNSGGLKSPLMCLNQARYGIAWGVVGSMMAVYESALNYSKSRIQFSKPIAGYQLTQKKLTEILTEITKAQLLNYRLAKLKDEGKVKHTQISLAKRNNCEVALNAARTAREILGANGILNEYPVMRHSANLESVKTYEGTHEMHTLIIGEDITGISAFD; from the coding sequence ATGAATAAATTTAATGGTGTTGATTACTATAATATTTCTGATCTGTTTTCTGAAGAAGAAAAATTGGTGCAGAATTCTGTTAGAGAATTTGTTGATGAAAATGTAATCCCTATAATTGAGGAACATTATCAAAATTCAACATTTCCTTTTGAACTTATTTTGAAACTTGGTGAGCTGGGTGTATTTGGCATAACGTTGCCTGAAGAATATGGTTGTGCGAATTTGAATAATGTCGCTTATGGATTGGTAATGCAGGAACTTGAAAGAGGCGACAGCGGATTAAGAAGTTTTGCATCAGTGCAGAGCAGTTTGGTTATGTATCCCATTTTTACATTTGGCTCTGAGCAGCAAAAGAAAAAACTTCTGCCGAAATTAGCTTCAGGTGAAATGATAGGTTGTTTTGGTTTAACTGAACCGGATTTTGGTTCGAATCCTGGCGGAATGATTACAAACGCAAAAAAAGTAGATGGCGGATATTTGTTAAACGGTGCAAAAATGTGGATTACAAATGGAACTATTGCGGATATTGCTGTTGTTTGGGCAAAGTTAGACGGAGTTGTAAAAGGATTTTTAGTTGAAAAAAATTCAAAAGGATTTTCTGCTCCCGAAATGAAAGGCAAACATTCGCTTCGCGCTTCAATTACATCCGAGTTAATTTTTCAAGATGTATTTGTTCCTGAAGAAAACATGCTCCCGAATTCGGGCGGATTAAAATCACCATTAATGTGCCTTAATCAAGCAAGATACGGTATTGCTTGGGGTGTTGTAGGCTCTATGATGGCGGTTTATGAATCAGCGCTGAATTATTCCAAATCGCGAATTCAATTTTCCAAACCAATTGCTGGCTATCAACTTACACAAAAAAAATTAACTGAGATTTTAACCGAAATTACAAAAGCTCAACTCTTAAATTACAGACTTGCAAAATTAAAAGATGAAGGCAAAGTAAAACATACACAAATTTCATTGGCAAAAAGAAATAATTGTGAAGTTGCATTAAACGCAGCCAGGACTGCAAGAGAAATTCTTGGAGCAAATGGAATTCTAAACGAGTATCCGGTTATGAGGCACTCGGCGAATTTAGAAAGTGTTAAAACTTATGAAGGAACTCATGAAATGCACACATTAATAATTGGGGAAGATATTACAGGGATTTCCGCTT